CCATCCACCACATCCCCGTTCCGCAAGCGGACGCGCGCAGGCAACTCACCGCTGGGCGGGATGGATTTTGCCGGACCAAGATCAATCGCCTGCACCTTTGCCGCATCAAATACCATCGTCCCTAGGCTGTCCGCGCGGGACCAGCCAAGCCCTGCCGCTTGCTCATAGGAAACCATCCTGCCTCTGAGCACATCCCCATTGCTCAAAGTGAGCACATGCGGCTCCTGTGGTGGCTCTGCAGCGAAAGCTGGCACGGCTGCAAGGCACGCCACCACCAGCAGAAGGAGCTGCCGCCATGAGGGCATGATCTGTTGAGCTTGCATCGTATGGAATAGTCCGGCCAGTTCGCCTCCAAGTCCAGTCACTTTCCATATCGGAAGACTACCAAGGTTTGCTCTTTGAGCATGATATGGGATAATGCGGTCATAGTTCTGTGCGGGTCGCAGGGGCCTCACCTGGTTGGAATGAAACATAGCGAGACATCACTTCATGCGATGCAGTTCTTAAGCGAACTGCCGACCGGCTGCCTTCCCACCATAAGTTAAGTTTTTCCCAAACCTTCCCGATGCCCGCATCTGATTCCACGCAAGCCGGACCACCCAGCAAAGCCGCACGCTCGCCATGGTTCGACCCCTTTGTCTGGCGCATGGCGTGGCGGGACAGCCGCACCAGCCGCGGGCGACTGCTATTCTTTGCTTTGGCGATGCTGGTCGGTGTGGCGGCCATCGCTGGCGTCACTGCTTTCGGTGAAAACTTGCGCGAAGCCATCAACCAGCAATCGCGTTCTCTGCTGGGGGCGGATCTGGTCATCACCGGTCGCCGTCCATTTACCGAAGGGCAGATAAAGTTTTTCAAATCATTCAACGGAGAAATGAGCATGGGGGCCAATCTCTCGGCGATGATCTCTTTTCCGAAGAGCAATGACGGGCGGCTCATCCAGTTGCGGGCGGTTGAGGATAATTTTCCATTCTACGGGATTTTCACCACAGAACCGGCCTCAGCCAAAGAAACTTTTCGGCGCGGCGGCGTGTTGGTGGAAGCCAGTTTGCTCGCCCAATACAACGCCAAGGTAGGTGACCCCGTTAAGCTGGGACGCTGGGAAGGCGTGATCGCAGGCGAGCTGGAGCAAGTGCCCGGGGAAACTCTGGCCTTCGGAGCTTTTGCTCCGCGCGTTTATATCTCTGGTGAGGATTTGATGAAGACCGGCCTGTTGCGACCGGAAAGTTTGGTGCGCTTCCGAGCCAGCTTCAAGTTTCCCGAATCTTTCGATGTCGAACAATTGATGGAGCAGGTGGAGCCGGAACTGATCGCCATGCGGCTCGGTGCAGATACAGTGAAGGAACGGCGCGAGGAACTGGGCCAGTCCATGACCAACCTCTACAACTTCCTCAACCTGGCGGGATTCATCGCCCTTCTGCTCGGTGGGATCGCCGTAGGTTCCGCGCTGCAACTGCACATCAAACATAAGCTGGCGACTGTCGCCACCTTGCGCTGTCTGGGTGTGGATGCAAAACGGACCATGGCGATTTACCTCATCCAAGCCCTGGTCATCGGGGTGATCTGCGCTTTTGGCGGAGCATTGGCAGGCGTAGCCGTGCAGAAGGCATTGCCAGGCATAGTCAAAGAGTTTTTGCCTTTCGATGTCTCTTTCACCTTCTCCTGGATTGCACTGCTGCGCGCCGCGTTTTTTGGCATGCTCTTCTGCGGACTGTTCGCATTGCTGCCATTGCTGCCCGTGCGGCTGGTGCCCCCGCTCGCAGCGATACGGAAAAACTGGGAGGAAACACCCGCACGCTTTGATTCCGCACAATGGATCACCGCTGCTTTGCTGGGCGCTGGCGTTATCACATTCAGCGTGGTGCAGAGCCATGACTGGCGGGTGGGACTCGGCATGGCAGGCGGCTTGGTGGTTGCCATCGGGTTGCTGGCATTAGTCGCGCAAGGTTTGCGCAAGCTCGCGCGCAAGGCGGGGCAGACACAGCTTCCTTTTGTCTGGCGGCAAGGTATCGCGAGCTTGCACCGGCCGAACAACCGCACGCTCGTGCTGTTGCTCTCTTTGGGCTTGGGCGCATTTCTTCTCCTAACCTTGCGGCTTACCGAGTATTCGCTGCTTCATGGCCTTCTGCCTGAGACAGACACGCAACGTCCCAATACCATTCTCTTCGATATCCAAGCGGATCAACGCGCCGGAGTGCAGGAGATATTGGAGCAACAGGGATTGAAGGCGATGCAGCAAGTGCCGGTGGTCACGATGCGCTTGATGAATATCAAAGGCACGCCAGTCGAAAAAATCCTGAAGGATGATAAATCTCCCATCCCGACATGGACGCTTCGCCGCGAGTATCGCTCCAGCTACCGTGATACGATGGGTTTCAGCGAAGAACTCACCAAAGGCGAGTGGCCTCCCGCGAAGTTCGATGCCGATAAGTTCGTGCCCATCTCCATAGAAGAAGGTATCGCCAAGGATCTGCAGGTGGATATGGGCGATGAACTCATCTTCGACGTGCAAGGTCTGCCTGTTACTACGAAGATCGTTGCCCTGCGCAAAGTGAACTGGCGACGCATCGAACCAAATTTCTTCATCGTGTTTCCTCCGGGCGTCTTGGAGGAAGCTCCGGGCTTTTTTATCACGGCCACGCATGTCGCCACTCCTGAAGCCTCAGCCCAGATGCAACGGACCGTGCTGCAAAAATATCCGAATGTGTCGGTTATCGATCTCACACTGGTCCTGCACACGCTCGATGACATCTTCACCAAGGTTTCCTCCGTGATCCGTTTCATGGCGCTCTTCACCGTCGCTACGGGCCTTATCGTGCTTACAGGCACCTTGCTCGCCGCACGGTTCCAGCGCGTTCAGGAAAGCGTGCTGCTGCGTACCTTGGGCGCTTCACGCCAGCAGGTGCAGCAGATACAATTCGTGGAGTATCTCTGCCTCGGCGTGCTGGCGGCATTGACCGCGTGTGTGCTGGCACTGGCAGCGAACGCCGCGCTGGCATGGTGGGTCTTCAAGATGACGTGGGTGATCGATTGGTTCGCCGTAGCGGTGGCGTTGGTGACTTTGCCTGCATTGACGATCTTTGTCGGCTGGCTGACGAATCGTGGCGTGGCGAATCATCCGCCATTGGAGATTTTGCGCGCGGAGGCGTGAGCCCTTCTCTTTGCCCCAACGGGGCTAAGTCTATCAGCCCAGCGTTGCTTCGCGACAGCAGGAGCGAAGCTACGCTGGGTAGTCGCAACAAAGTCATTACCCTGAAAGGGTTTTATCACTGCACGGTGGTGATGAAACCCTTTCAGGGTAAAATCTGAAAACGGATTTACCCAAGGTAGCTCGCAAGCTCGCAACCTTGGGCTGATAGACTTAGCCCCTTTGGGGCAAAAGCCTCATCCAAACAAATCCAACTGCGGCGGGGGCGTAAGCTGTTTCAGCTTCTCACGATCGTGATTCTTGCGCGTGGTGCCTCGGCGGACGTTGCCTTCCGGTGTCAGTTCGGAATCTTCGAGATTTCCGAGAATCTGTTTCGCCCGTTCGATGACTGATTTGGGCACACCGGCGAGGCGCGCCACCTGGATGCCGTAGCTCTTGTCCGTGCCGCCTTCCACGATCTTGCGCAGGAAGATGATCTGGTCGTTCCATTCACGCACAGCCACGTTGTAATTCTTCACGCGCGGAAGACGTGCAGAAAGCTCAGTCAGCTCGTGGTAATGCGTGGCGAAGAGCGTCTTGGCCCCGGATTGATTGTGCAAATGCTCCACGATGGACCACGCGAGGCTCAAACCATCGAATGTGCTCGTGCCTCGACCGATCTCATCGAGGATGATCAGGCTGCGTTGCGTGGCGTTATTCAGGATGTTCGCCGTCTCGCTCATCTCCACCATGAAGGTGGATTGACCACGTGCAAGGTCATCGCTGGCACCGATGCGCGTGAAGATACGGTCCACGAGATCAATACGTGCCTTGCCTGCCGGGATGAACGCGCCCGTATGCGCCATGAGCGAAAGCAAGGCCACTTGGCGGATAAAGGTGCTCTTACCCGCCATGTTCGGGCCGGTGATGAGCGCGATCTGCTGCGTGGTGTTGTTCAAGTCTGTGTCGTTCGGCACGAAACGCTCTTCTGTCACAGTCTGATCCAGCACAGGATGACGGCCATCGCGGATATTCAAAACGCCTTCATTACCCACCTCGGGCCGCACATGTTTGTAGAGCCGTGCAGTTTCCGCGAAGGAGGACAGCACATCCACTTGCGCCAGCGCACGCGCGGTTTCTTGGATCTCTGGCAGACGCGCGATCACCGCTTCACGCACGCGCAGGAAAATCTCGTATTCCAGCTTGGTGCTGCGCTCTTCCGCACCAAGGATCTTGCCTTCCATCTCTTTCAACGCTGGGGTGATGAAGCGTTCGCCATTTGCAATGGTCTGCTTGCGAATGTAATCGGCCGGCACCTTGTCCAAGTTCGACTTGGTGATCTCGATGTAATAGCCGAAAACGGAGTTGAAGCGGATCTTCAGAGAAGGAATGCCCGTACGCTCGATCTCATCTTGCTGCAGCTTGGCGATCCAGTCCTTGCCA
This genomic window from Verrucomicrobiia bacterium contains:
- a CDS encoding FtsX-like permease family protein, with the protein product MPASDSTQAGPPSKAARSPWFDPFVWRMAWRDSRTSRGRLLFFALAMLVGVAAIAGVTAFGENLREAINQQSRSLLGADLVITGRRPFTEGQIKFFKSFNGEMSMGANLSAMISFPKSNDGRLIQLRAVEDNFPFYGIFTTEPASAKETFRRGGVLVEASLLAQYNAKVGDPVKLGRWEGVIAGELEQVPGETLAFGAFAPRVYISGEDLMKTGLLRPESLVRFRASFKFPESFDVEQLMEQVEPELIAMRLGADTVKERREELGQSMTNLYNFLNLAGFIALLLGGIAVGSALQLHIKHKLATVATLRCLGVDAKRTMAIYLIQALVIGVICAFGGALAGVAVQKALPGIVKEFLPFDVSFTFSWIALLRAAFFGMLFCGLFALLPLLPVRLVPPLAAIRKNWEETPARFDSAQWITAALLGAGVITFSVVQSHDWRVGLGMAGGLVVAIGLLALVAQGLRKLARKAGQTQLPFVWRQGIASLHRPNNRTLVLLLSLGLGAFLLLTLRLTEYSLLHGLLPETDTQRPNTILFDIQADQRAGVQEILEQQGLKAMQQVPVVTMRLMNIKGTPVEKILKDDKSPIPTWTLRREYRSSYRDTMGFSEELTKGEWPPAKFDADKFVPISIEEGIAKDLQVDMGDELIFDVQGLPVTTKIVALRKVNWRRIEPNFFIVFPPGVLEEAPGFFITATHVATPEASAQMQRTVLQKYPNVSVIDLTLVLHTLDDIFTKVSSVIRFMALFTVATGLIVLTGTLLAARFQRVQESVLLRTLGASRQQVQQIQFVEYLCLGVLAALTACVLALAANAALAWWVFKMTWVIDWFAVAVALVTLPALTIFVGWLTNRGVANHPPLEILRAEA